gataaacaggtgtgtgttgtgtgttgcaGGGGGTTCATGAGTGTAAAGGTGTGACCAGTGATTACCTAAAGCTGGAGTCCCTTTTGCAGAAGGTTGTTTCACCGTATCTGGGTACCCATGGCCTTTTTTCCAGTGACGGCTCTGGTGCCCAGTGCTCATGTGTGTTGGGTGAGTTTAGCACATCTTCATCAATCACTACACAATGCTAATCTTAAACACACAGTGTATCCCTGATGAAATAGTtcatatgtttttcttttagaGAAACGGCTTCAATGCAGGAGGCCACATTCTAGCACTTTACCTACAAAGAACCTTGTGGTTCGCTCTAAAAGCTACAACATACCCATACTGACACCTGTGGCCGAATACGACTCAGAAAGCAGCGGAGTGAGCGTCCGAAGGCATTCGGTTTGTCAAATGACTTCCTGTCTGGAGGAAACTGCCTTCGCTGAGATCCCTCCCATGTCATCCTTTCCCTCCCATGCCGAGGATTCTGAAGATGTGGAGAATCACACTCCTGCCTCTTCTTCACCCATATTCACCGACCTCTGCTTCAACAGTGTCCAGGAACCAGGAGTTCACCAGGACATCTCCGTTCCCAGCCGTTCGTCCAGTCCAGAGACTGTTGTGGATCAGATTCTGGACTCGGACAATGAGGGAATATTTATCCACTTCCGCCGACAGCATTCAAGCTCGCCCGAGTTTAGCCGCAGAAGTGAGAGTGTGGAGTAACCGCTGAGTCCAACAAACCAATTCACTGTCTCCACTTTATCAGACAATTATTGTTTAAAGTTTGTCgaatttgcagatttttttcttggaCCCTGGGTGTGTTCAGAAAATCAGAATAGCCAGCATAGTATGCATTTCAGTTCACTCAAGTTTGTAGGCATGCAGTACTGATCTTGATTCATTTACTTggctttttaaagaaaacaactATATGTAACAATATACAATTGTATAGAATGTACTACTGTGTTAATGTTTATTGTAAAACACTGATGTTTTAACTGTGTAGTCTGACACTGTCCTAATAAACCATTAATAGGAATTATTCAGGTCTGTTGgtttagggttggaactaaactctgtgGGACAATCGGCCCTGCAAGACTGGAATTCAAAAGAGAATGCACTAAAGTTAAAAAACAGCTTACAGAACAGTAAATGTTTCAGACAAACTGTTTATAGTGCCACAATGTTAaatcgcaatgaaattgaaatgaaaaactatatatatatatatatatatatatatttttttatattgtggtattattaacaaattacttatatgttagcttcattattttaaaaaaatgtgtgtgtgctcataatctttaatcaaaaaatgcaaatctcctcccctcctcaaaatgACCCCTCTTCACTtctggtcatatggtatggcaggtgggcgggggcccgggagaagatcgcagcgattagccattagcaacatgacccaacttcaaacgatccaatcagatctcgatggacaaattcaaatccagccctgccttatttcatttcagaagccgtttcattcggatatacgtcaccatggggaaaataaggcaatcgctacatCCGTTTCATGATGACTTTAAGTCACTTGTGGCCAAAACATCAGTTTGAATATGAACATGACCTACTATAtatattcagggttcccacacctttgttaacttcaaattcaaggacctttcaaagactttccaggtccaataccctaaaattcaaggactaaatgtggggagcAAGGtaacatcgtgttaccttttaagatacattgttacagatCCCTTTCAAAGAAAATTATGCTgggtcactgcagtgacactttggggacgcctccaggtgcgcctgaatgtgtatatcaaattcaaccattGGTGAGgattaacaacaaagacagggtgatgcaggagccaggaagtatattgctatctgaaatattgccaaagattgCGTTACaaggacgcaggaagtatggcaagggagacgcagcgtctcgttcccttctcaggaaacaacagttacatacgtaacccgagacgttttcatgtgtcaaacacaactatgcaaaaaagcattttggtatgaatcaacattcccatacagaagatataagcatttaaagtgtagAGTTAAATGTGTCCTTAAAAAAGTCTAGAATTGTTATGATactatcctacactacacagggaatataaaatagattcaagcactttcaatgacccgtatcttgtatgtatattttcaaaaacttccaagagccttgaattttttcgcccagattcacaaactttcaaggacctgtgggaaccctgtaatatacatacatatatatacacatatatacatatacatacacatatacatagatatacacatatatacaaatacatatatacatatatatttaaatatatgtatataaatatataaatacatatataagtatatatatatgtatatatatatatatatattacacttATACATTTACCTTAAGCAAACAACTTAGATTCCTAGGGATTATAGGCTTAGGTTGTATTAAATGCTAAAAAATGTTTGTGATATAAACAATAACAGAACACAGAGTTTTGATGAGTGATTTATTTTATACATTGGTGTTGATGTAAGAAACATGACAATAGCACATCAGACTTTCTTACAGTAACAAACGCATCAGAAACTCAAACGCAACAGAAGATCCTCTGAAAAacaaatgacacacccaaagaTTTTTCTCAAATAGTGTTTTATGTAACAGCACATTTTCGTGTCTAAACACAGAAATACGAGTGTCTATATGATTTGAGCTCAAACTGGGTGCATCATGATGACACAAATCACAAAAGTAACTCTGTCAACCCCCTTTACAAACCAAAGTTTTAAACCAGAGTTGATACATTCATACATTCATTCAAAACAAAAGAAACTTTGGTGGTTTAGCTGACAGTCCTGTTTGAAATAAAAACTCAAAACAGCATAAATGCTTCTGTGTAACATTAAAATGTGTAACATTATTTCTTTTAAAGTGCACATTAACCGCAGCTAACCGCAAGTCTCTGACAAAACACATCACGCACATTTTAACAGACCGCTGGAGCGTCTATACAAATCCAGCCAAATGCGTGTAAATCCAACAATAACCATTTAAACTATGAGCTACGATAAGTTATTGCAGAgaataaaaaaacttgttttcagCTGAAAATTTTGATGAAGATTTCAACAAACACAGATGAAAATCCTtcacacacataaacaaaacaaagtcagttattttcattttcattccaGCTTTGCGCGTACAGATTAAGTTTTTACCTCAACATCCCACAGGACGCCTGTATCGCACTCTGACTGTGGCCCTAAACGCATCATAACGGATCTGAAATATCTCGGCTGTAAATTAAACTCGTGAACGTCACAATGGTGGGCTATCTTTCCTATGAGAACATAACATCCAGAGTAAAGAGAATAATACTTAAAAACAACTGTAACAGCTAAAACAAATACTTGAGATTAAAAATaccaacaaaacaaaaataaatagctgAATTGCACAAGTTAACACAAGAACTTTCATATGTCCTAGCAACAGAGTTTATTGTCAGGATGCCTCTGAGAGCGGAAACAGCGCCACCGTGTGCTCGACACGAGCGGCgtagcctcagaaagctgaaatCCCAAGATTGGCCATCACGATTTGATCTTCCACAACTGCGGAGGAAACACACAGAGGGTAAACATGCCGGACAAAACTGGAGCGGTCAGAAATCATAAAACGCGGCCAACGGCTCTCACCTTTAGATTGAAGCCCAGCAGGTCGCTGATGACCCCCGAAACGGCCGACAAAATGACCACCTGAGTGATGTTGTACAGGAGCGGGTTCATGGTGAGGCCGTATAAACGAAATGGAGTGTCTAACTCCTGAAATATACACAAACACGGTTTGATCACAGTGCAATAAAAACCCATCACATTTTTACTGGAAGCATTTTTAAAGATAACTGCATTTTCAAATTTACAAAGTGTTGATATGGGAGCTAAAAGCCAAATTAATTCAAAGAAAAGTGGAAAGAGATTGTGAGTATGTGACAGCTTACCTTTAATAATTTGGTGGCCAGTTTGAGGACGTTGTTGACCAGCGTTAGTTCTTCTTTCTTATTTGGTTTCTTTTCCATTTTCAAGTACAAATTAATCTGAATTAAGTGCAAACAAGAACCAGATGAGTATTCTGAGAGTGTGTGTTTGAGtgtgagagtgtgtgtgtgtgcggacaagtgtgtgtttgtatgtgttgcAAGGGTTGATCCAAAATGAGCGGTGCCTGcggtcatccaaaaatatttttaatgatattcgggtcgTGGATGGATGGGTCGTTAGAAGTAAAGATAccaattaactattttaaactatcactacttttaaaaaatgcaggCAAGGAAGTGGGTCGGGTACAATATTTTTTGTGGCCCAAGGTGTGGGCAGGTTAGTTGAAAGCGTCGGTCGGTGTGGTATGTTTATACATAGACCCACGCATCGCTGGTGAAGTGTTAATTTTGTCacctatttttaatttagtcttagtcttgtgCAAAATGTCCTtgttagttttagtcatattcaGTCATTCACATATCTTTTTttgttagtcaagttttagtcgattaaaagtctcataatttgtctagttttagtcaaaagacaaCTCAAGGAatcttagtcaagttttaagTCAACTAAAAGTGTcgtcattttagtctagttttagaaaactcaatggggcagtttcctggacagggattagactagtcctagacttaagcacttttaagagctctccaaactgaaaacaactttcacttacatatcttaaaatacatcagtgccctttgttttacctcaaaatgcacacaggtcaTGTTTTTAGtcaggcatgtttgttaaaactagttatatttcctaattaaacttaggcctagtcctggattaagctaatcctggtccgggaaaccgcccctatatatgttagtcaagttttagttaaattttttttgtcttttttaaataaattatttctgagattattttttgataaccaTTTCAGTCAAAAAGTGTTTCACACATCTCAAATATTGGTTAAATGTCATAATCACCTGACAAAAAACACTtgttgaatgatttttgttgaaTGCAACTTTGTAAACGTGTCTGGTTTTCTAATTTAAGAGACACATTCACAAATTATGTCAGTGCTTGTGTTTGCTATCTATGGGTGTTGTGTTCTTGCCCAATGTAGTTTCGTGTTGCAGTCACAGGGTGGCAGCAACAGGAGAATGAGACCTGTACTAACTTGAGCAACAGTGCAAACTCATTCAGTGTATTGTGAAGGAGTAACGTAACGTAAGACTTTTGTAGACGAGAATGAAGAGAGAttttatctttttattttatgcaaaacattttagtCTCGTCTTTCTTTGTCAACAATAATGCATGTTAATTTAGTGTTCGTCAGCATTTTTGGACATCTGTGAAGTCTTGTCATCATCTTGTCTTAGTCATGGAAAAAAGGTTGTTGACGAATATATTTAGTCACGTCTCGTCTGACGAAATTAACACTGCATTGGTGTGTGTTTAAGTGAGTACACGAGTGTGTGTTTGAGTGTGTGTGCACGAGCCTGAGTGTGTGCGCATGATTTtgtgtgtacgagtgtgtgtgCATTAGCATGTGTTTGCATGcgtttgtgtgtgagtgtgtacCTGTTCTGTCAGTAGAATGGAGGTATTACTGTACTTCTTGCTGGTCTCTGAGCCCAGAGTAACAAATCTCAGCAGATACAGCGACAGTGATGTGCACCAGATCACCAGCTCCCAGTTATAATGAAACTCCAGAAACGTCTCGTGCATGTGCAGCAACTGCAAGACAAACGTACATTAATACTGCAGCCAGTCATGTCAAGTCATGATACAAACACTTCAATCGTCTGCTACTGACCTGAGCGCAGCAGATGAAAACCACAGACAGAGTGAGAAGAAATGCAGAAGAAACGATGACGTCCACAGAGCGCTGAGGACCACGGCgctaaacacacacagagagcgTTCTTTATTCATACTGAGAGAATTAGGGCACATAAACCTTTAAAGGACCACTTCACTCAAGCATTCACTTGTTCTCATGCCATCTCAGCTGTTTTCGACTTCATTTCTTTAGTTGAACACAAGCAAATAGTTTTAAATCAAAACGCTATCATTTTATCATGATCAGCATAGCAAAGCTCCACAaagcacatccatccatccatcaaactATCTATCATTGAATCCATTAAAACATGGTGTTAACTTTaaaatctcattggttctcGCACATCTTATCATGAAACACACATAGAACTAGTCACCTGATGCGAGAACCAATGAGATGTGAAGTTAATGACTTGCCACCATATTTGAATTGTGCATTGGGATCTGTTCGTTTACGTTTCAATTTTGCTAAATAAATCTACGACCAATCGTTTAGCTGTTTTTCCTCACTTgctaagtcactttggataaaaagcTTCTGTTAAATGAAACTGTTAATGAAATAAGCTTGAAATATGAATGGTGTTCTCTCACAAACATAATGATTTTGTTTATCAACACACTTGAGTCTTTTGAATTACTTTGTGCTTTTTTGAACCCCATATAAAAAGAGAAAATTACGACATTTTTGAATCTATcattatgtg
The Paramisgurnus dabryanus chromosome 1, PD_genome_1.1, whole genome shotgun sequence genome window above contains:
- the prr5b gene encoding proline-rich protein 5 isoform X2, which produces MSSPSLSELGRSERSAALDDQNNQQHRAGTNATWNSIQNAVISVFQRKNLSENELYTLNEGVRQLLKTELGSFFTEYLQNQLLTKGMVILRDKIHFYEGQKLLDSLSETWDFFFCDVLSTLQAVFYPVQGKDPSVRQLALLHFRNIITLNIKLENALMRPRARIPPSIIQMLLILQGVHECKGVTSDYLKLESLLQKVVSPYLGTHGLFSSDGSGAQCSCVLEKRLQCRRPHSSTLPTKNLVVRSKSYNIPILTPVAEYDSESSGVSVRRHSVCQMTSCLEETAFAEIPPMSSFPSHAEDSEDVENHTPASSSPIFTDLCFNSVQEPGVHQDISVPSRSSSPETVVDQILDSDNEGIFIHFRRQHSSSPEFSRRSESVE